From Gossypium raimondii isolate GPD5lz chromosome 11, ASM2569854v1, whole genome shotgun sequence:
aattttgatatttaacgtggaaaaaatCTCCCCAAAGactgatacgagtcataaaggcccaacccaagttcAAGAAAGTGgtgggctcaaattgccacaaggcccaataacgagatcaaaggcccgacaaatgcggtccaaactaaatgggaccattcaagagtttgttagcaaggcctttgATGCATACAcaagagaacaagaaaatcaagattcactttcttgttttcaagaaaatcaagaaaccgaatcttggcccaattatgctgttcgaagagatttcaagaatcaagaaaatcaagatttcaaatcttggaaatcttggtccaagaaaccaaatcttatGCCAACATGCATTGGATCTCCAATTCTGAgcatcaacgacccaatttggaaggagatggatcacgagcccaattcttgaaggcgaggcccaatgATCAAATTCCACCCAatcaagaaattccttcatacttagttgaaaatcaggccaaaatgtcaaagggcccaatttataaacattttaattgtttaatttaatttttaagctttAGGAACATACATGTAAAATTCGCCCAAAAAGCATTATATAAATGCTTGGcgaattttcctttattttattctattaattaggtttaattttattagttacttgttaGATTAGGATTACTtgaggcctatttaaaggcatggccggccacccctTGTACATAACACTTAGATTCATTCttaaatttcagatttgagagagcagaattttctttgagttttctccaagatttcTCTCTTGAggtttctttagaagttgttttaacaatcttttgattgtgggagccatcttcaaccttcttcttgccatcgatattctttggaggggagattagagccgtttgaagagATTTGTGAagtctttcgggatttcaaggatctttaggacttatcttttattcttgctgttcaatttcttttctttatttctattgaTGCCGAATCTATATCTaatttctttgctgtttttgtttgtgtttcagccttgattcaaactccaagaactcttcatTTAATCGGTCTTTTATTGGCGAGATCTAATCGATTCAAAattccccaaaatttagggttcttgccgttttctatttcttcttgttgggtgaaatttgGCTGCTGAAATTTGGGCAATTCATCTTGGGTGTTCAATTGGACCGAATCGCAACTTAAATTCACTTCTTGAACCGttcaatttcatctatttctttcttttctttttgccgcccaaatccctaatcttccaataaaaaaatcattgtttCAATCTACTTCTTGTTTGGTGTTCTTGGCGATTAAACGTGGGATTTCACTATTGGAGTTCGATTTCATCTTCTTGAACTCCGAATACAtttattcattcgttctttgttcCTTGCTgctcatttaattgaatttggggatttaattttagatctgattagtttaatcttgttctttgttttaattttcagatctgttcgtttagagctttcgtaggagtttcccgtgacttgcaactcgatcttggtccgcgcgcaacccccgtatcatttggtatcagattttgggtgttttgggtgttcttggttgatttctaaactgatctcaattttttaaagcaaaaacagcagatttacccagaaaaattgttcaaaaaaattcatttaagtgggtaaacgttgtccaattgatctgaaattttacatacatatttgtggcactgtgattgaatataaaaaaattaatcccgcaaaaaaatcagtcaaaaaagtcaaaaaaatcaaaaaagatgaaattcaataaaaatttaaaaaaagattcagcgggttgaatttggtgcctAAACTTTCtagataaaaattcaatatttaaggacattccagatttaatttcatgattttttgagatcgggaacacctcgaacgaagttgtcaagttactcatGAGCTTTTTCAGTTTTTgctttttgacaattttattgattcttagctgtaggttttcatttgtttgcctttattcttcctttacgtTATCTAACAcgttcttgtttcttgtgttagtaggatttaaacatgtgcacaacttcttcctcggtgcaacacgaatcaattggtgtctcgtcagtttttggcatcctagtgcaaattaggattctttggtagatcGGTTCAtccactctctaattggttgatataaactctccTAAAggactcacaagactgaattctagctcattgagaatttaaaattttctttttgagtgattaacggtgaggtttgataacttttatttttgagtgttgagtgtttatttttgcagttttttttttttgaaaatgtctaaagatgaccataatgatacacttatggaagtccaacaacagttagacggACACGTTGCtgcaatcacacaaataaatgctacACTTCAAGCATTGAATACTACTTTGAATGAGGTACGAATGAATCAAGAACTTCAATATCGAGATCTAATCAGGGAAGATAGGAATAACCAGCCCCATAGGCGCGGccctcgacgtgtccctagaatggatgatgattttcatgatcgtggacaaccttctttggcaaaactGAAGTTCACAATTCCctaatttcgtggtaagaatgatccagaagcttattgtgaatgggaatctaagattgaactaaTGTTTAGGTATTATAAATGTTCGGATGACGAGAAAGTTGCGTTAGCAACGCTGGAATTTTTGGATTAtacattaagttggtggactcaacttggggtaaatcgtCATCGGAATTATGAAGGTAAGATTTCGACATGGGAGGAGTTGAAACAAATTATGCGCAAAAGGTTTGTTCGACCTCACTACTATAGGGAGATTAAAACAAAGCTTAGAAGACTTATTCAAGGTAGTAGGAcagtggatgaatattttaaggagatggagatgctcattcagagagctaatgtggaggaggatgaggaaaaaactatggttcgatttattgatggtttgaataggccgatagctaatacattgaggctacaaacttacattgatttggaagaagcagttcataaagccattgagatcgagcaacaactaaaggaacaaaggtttggttccttctcgacttcacaatattaccgaggtaacaactccaattctgattttaaaagTTCGAAATCCccttttgttactaacaagtcttctttgagtaatggaagtaaacAATCAGATTGGAAAAAAGGGGCTCCTGCTAAAAcacaaacaccttctaagcagcccaatttaggtgattcgagtACGAAaaggactcgtgagattgaatgctttaagtgcaaagggcgtggtcattatagtagagaatgccctaacacgagattattTCTTCTAAAAGATAACGGTGAGTACACTTCCGACTTTGATAATACAGATCCAGATATGCCAGAACTTGtggatgacagtgataatggcgacgagttggtcgaaccaccaaagGAAGGGGACTTTGCTGATTTCCATTGCTTTGTAGTTCGCCGAGGCCTTAACATTCAGATAAGagatgatgatagccaaaggaccaatatttttcattcttggtgttttattaaaggtaacttatgttcactcattattgatagtgggagttgctcgaatgtagtgagtagctatttggtggattctttaaagttgccttgtaccaaacacccgaagccatatcaccttcaatggcttaatgaatgttccgaagtaaaagttacaaaacagtcattggtcacttttaagctcggcaATTACGAAGATGAAGtttggtgtgatgtggtcccaatgcatgcggcacattTGCTTCTTGGACgtccttggcaatttgatcgtgatgttacataccaaggtaaacttaatcgatactcccttgtatttaaaggtaagaaattcactttttctcctttaaatcctactgatgtatacaaagatcaattgaagatgataaaattttgtgagggggtaagggagaaagagcaaatacaaaagacagagagaaaagagactaatagtaaaaaagtcaaaatttaaaagcccaaaggtgagtgaatcaaCAAGGGTAAAATGAACGAAAAAttcttttggcaacaaaaaagatgtgaggagagccctactcaataaatgaccttgtatccttgtgaggtttaggcaaaattatttatctttatctaacgttaacgaaaatttgcctagtgtgtttcaatctcttttgcgGGAATATGAGGATGTTTTAGTGaggccctaaaggtttaccacctttacgaggattgaacatcaaattgacttagtaccggAGCTTTGATTCGAATCAACCAAACCTATAGATGCAATCCAGGAGACAAaagaattgcaaaggcaagttgaggagtTCTTGGACAAATGGTACATCCGTgaaagcctaagcccttgtCTTTGTTCTGTCTTATTGgtgccaaagaaagatggtacgtttcgtatgtgtgttgattgtcgcccaatcaacaaaataacggtaaagtatcgacatccaattcctagacttgatgatatgcttgatgaattacatggttcaattatatttacaaaaattgatttaaaaaacggttatcatcaaattcgaatgaaggaaggggatgaatggaaaacaaccttcaaaacaaaatttggattgtatgaatgattagttatgcctttcggccttactaatgcacctagtacatttatgagattaatgaatcatgttttaaggtttcacttgggtaaatttgtagtagtttattttgatgacattttaatttactcaaagacattagatgatcatgttttccatgttcgaaCCGTTTTGAATATTCTACGAGCTGAaagattatttgccaaccttgataaatgcacattctgttgtgataaactaatatttttaggtttcatagttagtgctcaaggtattcatgtcgacgaggacaaagtcaatgcaattaaggagtggccgactcctaaATTGGTAattgaggtgagatctttccatggtttagctagtttttatagacgatttgtgaaagatttctctactattgctgccccattgacagaggttataaagaagtcagtgggtttcaaatggggtgaaacccaagaaaaggcctttcaaactctaaaagctaagttatgttctgctcctttgcttaaattacctgattttgctaaaacttttgaacttgagtgtgatgcttcaggaattggaatCGGCGccattttaatgcaagataagcagcctattacttattttagtgagaaattgaatggtgcacagTTAAACtactcgacttatgacaaagaactattagcgttagttcgtgcacttcaagtatggcaacattacttGCTACCCAgtgagtttgtcatacatacagatcatgaatcccttaaatggttaaagggacaaggtaaatTGAGTAAACggcatgcccgatgggtagaattcattgaaacatttccttatgtaatacaatataaaacaggtaaagataatgtagttgcagatgctttgtctagacgatatgctttaataactacattgaatgctaaagtcttagggttcgAACATATTAAGGAactatatgatgatgatgctgatttcggccatatctataagaattgtggacatactgcttttgataaaatttatcttgtagatggctttctttttcgtatgaacaggttatgcataccaaagtgttccatgagaaacttattgattcatgaagcccatagtgggggtttaatgggacattttggagtggccaaaacactggatatcttgcaagaacactttcattggccacatatgaagaaagatgtggaaaaggtatgttccaagtgcattacatgcaaacaggcaaaatctaaggtaatgcctcatggcctttacactcctttaccgattcctacttctCCTTGGATAGATTTATctatggattttattttaggtttgcctcgaacCAAGAAAGgcagagatagtatatttgttgttgttgacaggttttcaaagatgacacattttattccttgtcacaaaacagatgatgctacacatgtggcagacttattctttaaagaagtggtaagacttcatggcatccctcaAACGATTATTTAtgatagagatgtcaaattccttagccacttttagAAGGTATTGTAGGGTAAGCTTGatactaaattactttattctactacatgtcacccccaaactgatggccaaactgaaatagttaatcggatcttagggactttattacgagctgttgtgggaaagaacattagaaattgggaagaatgcctaccatttgttgaatttgcatataatagatctattcattctacaactggttattctccatttgaacttgtttatggttttaacccactaacagtacttgatcttgccccattacctcttgaacacattatgaatttagatggcgaacagaaagctgagttggtgaaatccttacatgagaaggctaggcagcgaatagccaaaacaaatgatgccaacaccaacaaagaaAACAAGGGACGCAAACGGGTTATactagaacccggagattgggtttgggttcatttgaggaaagaacgatttcctacaaaaaggaagactaagttggacccaaggggcgatgggcctttccaagtactcgagaagATCAACGACAacgcctataaaattgatctacctggtgagtacaatgtaagttctacttttaatgtggctgacttgtccccatttgatttttcagattcgaggacgaatctttttgaggaagtggggaatgatacgagtcataaaggcccaacccaagttcAAGAAAGTGgtgggctcaaattgccacaaggcccaataacgagatcaaaggcccgacaaatgcggtccaaactaaataggaccattcaagagtttgttagcaaggccttagattcATACAcaagagaacaagaaaatcaagattcactttcttgttttcaagaaaatcaggaaaccgaatcttggcccaattatgctgttcgaagagatttcaagaatcaagaaaatcaagatttcaaatcttggaaatcttggtccaagaaaccaaatcttgcagccaacacgcattggatctccgttacgagcatcaacgacccaatttcggaaggagatggatcacgagcccaaattcttaaAGGCGAGGCCCAATGATCAAATTctagcccaatcaagaaattccttcatacttagttgaaaatcaggccaaaatgtcaaatggcccaatttataaacattttaattgtttaatttaatttttaagctttAGGAACATACatgtaaaattaccaaaaaaaattgacctatatatatgcttattgaattttcctttattttattctattaattaggtttaattttattagttacttgttaGATTAGGATTACTtgaggcctatttaaaggcatggctaCCACCCTTGTACATAACACTTAGATTCATTCTTAAATTTGATTTGAGAGAGCGtaattttctttgagttttctccaagatttctctcttgagttttctttagaagttgttttaacaatcttttgattgtgggagccatcttcaaccttcttcttgccatcgatattctttggagggagattagagccgtttgaagagATTTGTGAAGTCTTTcggatttcaaggatctttaggacttatcttttattcttctttgttcaatttcttttctttatttctattgaTCTTTGAATCTATATctaatttctttctttgtttttgtttgtgtttcaccTTGATTCAAACTCTAAGAACTCTTCATTTAATCGGTTCTTTTATTGGCAAGatctaatcaattcaaaattcccaaaatttagggttcttgccgctttctatttcttcttgttgggtgaaattaatttttgaaatttgggcAATtcatcttggtgttcaattggacCGAATCGCAACTTAAATTCACTTCTTGAACCGctcaatttcatctatttctttcttttcttttttgcccaaatccctaatcttccaataaaaaaatttgactgTTTCAATCTACTTACTTGTTTGGTGTTCTTGGCGATTAAACGTGGGATTTCACTATTGGATTTCGATTTCATCTTCTTGAACTCCGAATACAtttattcattcgttctttgttcCTTGCTgctcatttaattaaatttggggatttaattttagatctgattagtttaatcttgttctttgttttaattttcagatctgttcgtttagagctttcgtaggagtttcccgtgacttggcaactcaatcttggtccgcgcgcaacccccgtATCAAAGACtataaaaaaccacgagcaaatataattttactataatagcAGAAGAACAAATAGTataaaagatagagataaaaactaaacctcaaaacttgaaaacaaaTAACCCTCACAACGTAAAGACAACATTCTTCAGAAGTGTTATCGGTTGTAAAAGAGcatatttataggctaaattctaatgtcaaataataataaaacaatctagactaatcagagtttgattggaacaaataaacaaagtttaactagaatattatctctcaaatttgactaaattaTGAGACATACTCAATCTTGGTAAACAATTacaatttgacaaatttttaatgTCTAAATTTTTTACCTTGATCAATacttaaaaaagtatttttgtgaGACAAAATGGAAGCGACTTAGAAGATgggtaataaaaaataaaagtgtaaaCATGATAGAGTGTGTAATGTATAGTCAATTATTGTTAGAGATTTTACACTTAGAGACTAAAATAAAAGTACCCTAAAAGTTGgatgataaaattgtaaaaatttcctttttaagtgaccaaaatgaaagcaccataaagttgggtgaccaacTGAGTAGTTTACGCATAGAAATATAGGGTTTAACCGGTTCATTTATTTGAATAGTCTTCTCTCTCGTCCCTGCAAATCAGTTTTCTCTTCTCATCTCAGTTCTCACACACCGCCGTGTCCGCTGGTTTTTGCACCCCAAAGTGCGGAGTCCGGGAAACGAAGATGGCCGATAATCCCTTCAATCCTTCGGgtttgtttctttaatttcttactttttattttcttttttagtttatatcAATGAGATCTGTCTGGACATTTTGGAATTCATTTAGTATTTTACTTAACACTATAACAGTCAACATTGCTTAGCAAAGAATaatatcattttcttttccatctTTTGGTGTGACTGTGATGTTTGTATCTTCATTATTTTCGCAATTGTAACTGATTCTCTTGTTTTTTGATCTGATTAAACTAACAAATTGTTACATATtctttttgggttaaatttatatttctcaGGAGGGTTTGGGACATCCTCATCCCTATTTGGAGCCAGCAGTGGTTCTTCTCCATTTTCATCTTCATCTGCTACTGGCCCCTTTAGTTTTGCATCTTCGTCTTCATCAGCTTCTACTGCTACTACTGTTACAACTCCATCGTTTTCAGGCTTGTTTTCGTCAAGTTCAGCTTCAAATTCAGCCACTACATCGCCTTTCGGTGCTGCTGGGTTCTCTTTCTCAGTTGGTTCGCCATTTTCTTCAAGCAGCGCTAGTTCGAATACAACAGCAGCCTCTACTGCAGCAGCTTCTACTTCTTCTAGCACTTCAGGCTTCTCTTTTGCTCCATCTTCTTCCTTTGGATTTGGCAATCCAGCTTCATCATCATCCCCGGCATCCGTATTCTCTGGTGTAGCATTGTCAAATCTACTTCTTTATTGTATCTGCTTCAATCTCTTTATACTAACATttccttttttcaatttttgtttctcaGAAAAGGTCGGGGCATCATCTTCCCCGTTCGGTGCCAGCAGTGGTTCAACTTTATTTTCATCTTCACCTGCACCGGCTACTTCAAGTTCTTTTGGTTCTTCGTCTTCATCTTCAGCGGCAGCCCCAGCCCCAGCCCCATCTTTTTCAAGCTTCATATCTTCGAGCTCAGCTTCAAATTCTACCACCACTTCACCTTTCTCATCTTCTACAGGGTTCCCCTTCCTGGGTGGTTCATCTTTTGGAAAGAGCACTGAAAGTTCGACTACAACAGCAACCTTTACTACAGTACCTTCCTTAACAGCTGCTTCTTCTTCATCAAGTTCTTCAGGCTTCTCTTTTTCCCTCCCTTCTTCAGCCTCTCAACCTACCTTTGGTTATGGCAATGCAGCTTCATCTTCGTCATCATCATCAGCACCCACAGTCCCTGGTTCTGCCCTGTCAAAACCTGCTTAGTTGTTGTCTCATCTGCTTTTGTTCTCTAATCTGGTAAAGCTAACCAAGATTTTCATTTttcccctcttttttttttcttaatttttaattatcagGGACATTTGGGACATCTTCATCCCCATTTGGAGCCAGTAGTGGTTCCCCTCTATTTTCATCTTCACAAGCACCGGCTACCACTACTACCACTACTGCTGCTATGAGCTCTTTTGGTTCTTTATGTTCACCTTCTACTGCTACAGCTACTACTCCATCTTTTCCAAGCTTATCATCATCGAGCACAGCTTCTTCTACGGGATTCTCTTTTGGGGGTAGTTCACCATTTTTGAAGAGCACTGCTAGTTCAACACCAACATCCACCTATACTACAGCACCTTCTTTAGCAGCTGCTTCTTCATCAAGCTCTTCAAGCTTCTCATTTGCCTCGCCTTCAGCTTCTCAACCTGCATATGGATTTGGCAATGCAGCTTCATCATCAACACCTGCACCCACATTGTCTGGCTCTGCTGTGTCAAAACCCACTTCCTTGTCTTTTGGAACATCATCAGCACCATTGTTTTCGACTGTTACTACCACAACTGCTTCTACCCCTGCAGCTAGTACTACCACTGCTTCAACTCCAGCATTCCCGGCCTTTAACTTAAGTTCTTCGTCTTCTTCTGCTACAGCTTCATCAGCTGCACCTGCTAGTTCAGCTGCTACATCAGCTGCTGTGAGTTCTTTGACTGGATTTGGTGTGACAAATGTAGCCGCTACATCTGGGAGTTCTGGTTCTTTCTCTGGCTTTTCTTTATCAACAAAACCATCCACTCC
This genomic window contains:
- the LOC105803303 gene encoding nuclear pore complex protein NUP62, coding for MADNPFNPSGGFGTSSSLFGASSGSSPFSSSSATGPFSFASSSSSASTATTVTTPSFSGLFSSSSASNSATTSPFGAAGFSFSVGSPFSSSSASSNTTAASTAAASTSSSTSGFSFAPSSSFGFGNPASSSSPASVFSEKVGASSSPFGASSGSTLFSSSPAPATSSSFGSSSSSSAAAPAPAPSFSSFISSSSASNSTTTSPFSSSTGFPFLGGSSFGKSTESSTTTATFTTVPSLTAASSSSSSSGFSFSLPSSASQPTFGYGNAASSSSSSSAPTVPGTFGTSSSPFGASSGSPLFSSSQAPATTTTTTAAMSSFGSLCSPSTATATTPSFPSLSSSSTASSTGFSFGGSSPFLKSTASSTPTSTYTTAPSLAAASSSSSSSFSFASPSASQPAYGFGNAASSSTPAPTLSGSAVSKPTSLSFGTSSAPLFSTVTTTTASTPAASTTTASTPAFPAFNLSSSSSSATASSAAPASSAATSAAVSSLTGFGVTNVAATSGSSGSFSGFSLSTKPSTPASSSQAQAIATAPVFSLTASGSSASTTSTSISTSAQTSSALVVASSSGTSSSATAAVSTTPKLPSEITGKTVEEIIKEWNAELQERTGKFRKQASAIAEWDRRILQNRDVLLRLEIEVAKVVETQASLERQLELIETHQQEVDKALQSMEEEAERIYKDERGLLLDDEAASTRDAMYEQAENVERELEHMTEQIKSIIETVNSSQGGELEALDGMTPLDVVVKILNNQLTSLMWIDEKAEEFSGRIRKLAAQGNAADGELIAAPKYWMS